Genomic DNA from Nitrososphaerota archaeon:
CGAGCGCGTTCTGGCGGACCGCCTTCGCCACTGGTGGTCTTCCGCGGATCAAAGGATTTTACCCCTACACGCGGAGTACCGTCCGCCTCTCCCGCCTCCTAGTCTAGCAGTATCCTCTGCGGGCCAGCCGTTGAGCGGCTGGATTTGACAGAGGACTTACTGAACCGGCTACGGGTGCTTTAGGCCCAATAATCGTCCCGACCACTCGAGGAGCTGGTATTACCGCGGCGGCTGACACCAGACTTGCCCTCCCCTTATTCCCCGGCTTATTTACAGCCGAGAAAAGCTCCCTTTAGCAGGAAGCACTCGGACTAGCCTCGTCACGCTTTCGCGCATTGCGAAGTTTTCGCGCCTGATGCGCCCCGTAGGGCCTGGACCCTTGTCTCAGTGTCCATCTCCGGGCTCCTTCTCTCAAAGCCCGTACCGGTTACAGGTTTGGTGGGCCATTACCCCGCCAACAGCCTGATCGGCCGCAGTCCCATCCTGGAGCGAAAGGCACGGAGCATACCCGTGCCGCCTTTTGGACGACCTCTCCTTCCAGATGAGGTCATCTATCGCGGATTAGCCCCAGTTTCCCGGGTTTGTCCGCGTCTCCAGGGCAGGTTGACTACGTGTTACTGAGCCGTACGCTGCGTCCCCTGTAGCCAGAGAACGCACAACTAACATGGCTAAATCCCAATCCGATAGCAGTCGGGTCCGGCAGGATCAACCGGAGTCGATTATCGAGGAGTACGACCACGCATTTCTGCGAGGTGTAAAGCACAACCCATGTCAGATCTAACTAATGACGTTAGATCTCCACTATTGTACGCGCACCTGGAGGTCGTGCATTCTCATTGCGTTGGGGCTATGCCCTTTATGCTCAAGGCAGACGCCGCCAATTAATGCGCAAATTGGCCGAGGGTTTTGGGTTCGTATATATGCATTCCCGTGTTAAATCGACACCCTTCAGGCAAGCCAAGTCTCGGGTATCGTGCGGGAATTCTCAGGTGCGAAGCAAGGGGCGGGGGCGACCGTGCGGGGGCGGGCGGGATGAAGGCCTCCCGGAGGGGCTGGCAGAAGATTGGTGCGGCTAGGCTTTCCTTCGATGGACCACGAGGCCCAGCGAAACGAGGACTAGGCCGAAGACGAGCACCACCGAAGCAGGCGCGAACTGGCCGAAGGCCCAGGCCACCGATGAGACCCCGGCGATGAAGATTCCGAAGTGAAGCAGCCTTTCCCCTCTACCTAGCGATACGACGTCCTTCGCGAGCTGCTCCCGGTAGCGCAGGATGAGGTACGACAGACCTGCGAAGGAGAGGATGCCCACGAAGAAGACGTAGGTCAGCTCGGACTGGTAATCGCCGAGGGTGAGCAGGAGGCCGACCTCGTCCCCGATGAGCCCTCCCCCGAGGCCGAAGACTATGGCGTAGATGCGGTCGAGCTCTGGGTGGTCGGTGACTATGGCGAGCCATCCAGCGGCGACCACCATGATGAGGCCGTACCAGAAGTGGTGGAAGTGGATGCCCCCGGTGACCACCACTGTGGCCGGGGTCAGGGTGGTGAAGGCCCTGGCGGCGAGGAAGCTGGCGAGGAAGGAGAGGAGAGTGAGGAAGGCGAGGCCATGCTTGGCGGCGGGGTTTTGGCTCGTCATCGGCGTTCCTAGGCTTGTTCGGGTTTGGTCGCTTGAGCAGGCTTCTCCAGCATCGCGAGACGTGCTTCGAGGACCTTGAGCTTGTCGTTGGCGTCCCAGATGTAGGCGCCCACGAGGGGGACGAAGACCAGCATGAAGATCGAGGTGGTGAGCAGCAGGGCGGCCACCCCCAGGAAGAGGAGGATGACAACCTTGGAGGCGGACTGCAGGAGGCCCCTGGACTTTGGCAAAGCGAGGACAGGGCGCCATGGGTCTGCCATATGCTTTGTCATGTGGGGCCTTCGGAATAAGAAGAAAGGGGAGGCTCGCGCCTCCCGGGAAAACTTACATCACTGGACGCATGGCGTCGTGCAGCTTCTGGGCTATCTCGGCAGGGACTTCGTTCATACCGTGGGTCTCCTTCGCGTGCCACACCACCTTCTTGGTCACTTCGTCCGAGGAGGAGCCAGTCGCTGCCCAGCTGCAGCCGCAGACCTGCTTCAGGTCGGCTGAGAAACCAGTCATGGATTGAATTTCGCCCGAAGCTAATTAGCACTTTGCCCAAATCTTGCCCAAATCTTCGGGTGGGCTGGGTCAGCGCCAGGTGATCCTGAGGAGGTTCGCGAGGGCGAAGGTCTCCATGGCGTTGATGGCAACGAGGTAGGGCGCTGCGGCTACAGCCGAGTAGAAGACGTACCAGAAGACGATTATGACCCCGTTCTGGACGAGGAAGAAGACTGCGAAGCTCAGGAGCGCTACGCTGAGGGAGGAGCGGAGCCTGCGCCAGCTCTGGAAGTAGAGGCCGATGAGAAGGAGGACGAACGCCACGTTCAGGAAGGCGAAGACGGCGGCGACGTTCATCCAGAATATGTCGAATGCCATCTCAGTCTTCTGACCCCTTCATTCTATATCTAACTTTGCCCAAATCTTGCCCACATTGACCTTATCGATTCGAAGTACTTCTCGAAGTATGGAGTGAGGAAGTAGACTGCCCCGTAGGTCCCCTTCGAGCTGGCGACGATGACCTGGTTCTGCTCGAGGAGCTTGATGTGGTGCTGGACGGTCTTGTAGTCCAGGCCGAGCTTCTCCGAAATCTTGTTGGGGTTGGCCGGCTCTCCCTTCAGCATCTCGACGATCTTGACCCTATTCTGGCCTCCGCGGCTCCCCACGAAGACGTAGACCATCATCCTCCTGAACGAAGGGTCGGGGAGTGGTGCCGGACCCGCGCCGGCGGGCTCGCCGGAGGCCCTGCGGAGGCGGACCGATGCCCAGCGGACGAACAGCGATTGCAACGCCGGAAGAAGGTTCCAGCTCATGGCCTGCACACCCTGACCGCCCTGGCGTAGGCCTTCTCGTCGCTAGGGCCCCCCCATACGCCCTTGACCTTGAAGTCCGGCTCCCCGATGATTATCCCGTCTGACTTCTGGTAGAACTGCCTGACGTTGGACAGGCTGATGCCGCTCCCGATGAGGACGGGCTTCTCTATCACGTCCCTCACCTTCTTGACCCGCTCGAAGGAGGGCGGGACGGGGCTGCGGGGTCCGGAGACGATGACGGCGTCGGCGCCTCCCCTCTCGGCGAGGTCCTGGGCCGCGTATTCTATCTCGACGTTGAATATCGGGTAAGCATGTTTGACATGGACGTCCCCGAAGACCAGCACGTCCGAGTCAAGCATCTTCTTCAGCCGGGCCACCCTGGCGGCGCACCCCTCGATTATCCCCTGGTCCGTGGCGTAGGCGCCGATGAGGATGTTGCAGCGGATGAACTGGGCGCCGGAGACATGGGCCACAGACAGGGCTTCCTCGCAGGCGTTGCGGAGCATGTTGACCCCCACCTTCATCTTCGTGTGCCTAACGACCTCCCGGGTCACGTTGGCCATAGCGGCCACGCTGTAGGGGGGGAGGTTTTCCTTGAAGAGCGGGACGTCTCCGACGTTCTCGACGATGCAGGCGTCCAAGCCGGCGGCCTCGAGCTTGTCCGCTTCGGAGAGCGCGAACTCTGTGAGCTCCTTCATGGACATCCTGCTGTCGGGGGACCCCGGGAGAGGAGGCATGTGGACCATGCCGATGATGGGCTTCCTCGGGAAGAGTTGCCCGAACCTCACGATGGGTTCGGCCGTCGGCGGCGATTAAAGGATTTCAAAATCCGTAGACGTCTTTGTGGAGCCAGGGGACGAGCGCGGTGATGACGCACTGCTCGGTGAGCTCGGCCCGGTCCATCTGCCCGTCGGTGAGGTATCGGATCAGACCCCCCTTGTCCCCCACCTGGTCTATGCCGCTGAGCGCCTCGGCCCAGCGCTCGAGCTCCTTGCCGTCTCTGATCAGGTCCTCCATGGCCTTCTTCGGGAGCATGTAGCCAGCCGAGTGGCCCAGGGAGGCCTTGCCCGAGGGCCCCACGACGGCGGCCTGTTGGTGGTCGAAGTACACGTCTCCTATGGTGAAGATGCCGGCCTCGACGCCGACCCCGAAGTCCCCCCCGACCTGGGAGAGGGCGTACCTGGCCCTGGCGATGGCCCCGCTGGTCATCTCGTCGAGCCCGGTGGGCTGGGCCTTGGCCACGGAGGAGGCGTCGACGGGGCGGAGCTGGACGTCGGGGAAGTATCTCGCGAAGGCCTTCTTCACCCCCTCGAGCTTGGCCGGGTTCTTGGTGCCGACGGCGACTATCACGCTGGTTTCAGACCTGTCTGTGGTATTAACCGTGGATATCTAGGACACGCGCAGCTCGTCGAGGAGCTTCTGGATGTTGGTCAAGGGGGTGCCGTCCTCGTGGGAGATCTCCTGGGAGGCGGGGGGGTTGGTCTTGTAGGAGGGCATCCTCGCCGTGAGGCGGTCGCCGTAGGTGGGGACGAACTCGTTCTGGTAGAAGACTCCTATGGGGGTGTGGTCCCCGAACTCGAAGGTCTTCAGGACGGCCTGCTGGACCTTCTGCTCCATTTCCTCCTCCTTCGGGTTGTGGACGACGCCGTCGTATCCGGTCTCCTCGAGCTTGTAGGTCCGGGGCTGGTTCTTCCCGCTGGCGTCCAGGTTCCCTTCTCCGGCCCAGTACTCTTTCGTCTGGATGTCGTTGTAGGTGGGGCAGGGCTGGAGGACGTCCAGGAAGGCGAAGCCCTTGTGTCGTATCCCTTTGATTATCAGGTCCTTCAGGTGGCGGACGTCGTAGGAGTAGCCTCTGGCCACGAAGGTGTAGCCCGAGGCGATGGCGAGAAGGAGCGGGTTGATCCCCTGGTTGATGTTGGGGAGGGGGAGGGACTTCGTCTTCATGCCCAGGCCCATGGTCGGGGACGCCTGCCCCTTGGTCAGGCCGTAGACCTCGTTGTCGTGCACGATGTAGAGCATGTCGAGGTTGCGCCTCCCGGAGTTGACGAAGTGGCCGGCTCCGATGCCCAGGCCGTCTCCGTCCCCTCCTTCGACCACCACCTCGAGGTTGGGGTTGGCGAGTTTGATCCCTGTGGCGAAGGGGAGGGGCCTGCCGTGGAGGGTGTGGACCCCGTAGGTCTTGATGAAGTGGGGGGCCTTGGAGGAGCAGCCGACGCCGGAGACCACGACGGTGCTGGAGGGGTCGACGTTCATCTCGGCCAGGGCCATCTGGACGGCGTTGAGGATGCCGAAGTCTCCGCAGCCGGGGCACCAGTCGTTGTGGGCCGTCGTCTTCAGGTCTGAGAGCTTAAGTGCCATGGGTCAAAACCAGTTTTTTCGGGGCCTTTCCTTCTGAAATCATCTTGATTGCGTCGTATATCTCCTCGGAGGACATGGGCCTTCCGTTGTACTTGACGACGAGCTGTTCGACGGGGATGCAGGTCCTTTCTCGGACTATGCCGACGAGCTGGCCAGAGTAGTTCATCTCGACGCCGACCACCATCTTCGCCTTGGAGAGGACCTTCGCGACGTACTCGGTGGGGAAGGGGTTGACCAGCCTGACCTGGAGGAAGTTGACCGTGATGCCGTCTGCCTTCAGCCAGTCCATGGCGTCGAGGATCGCTCCCTTGGTGGAGCCCCAGCTGACGATTGTGATGGCGGCGTCCTCGGGGCCGAAGAAGTTGACCTTGTCTTCGAGGGGGATCTCCCTGGCGGCGACGTCCAGCTTGCCCATCCTCTTCTCCATCATCAGGTCACGGTTGGTAGGGTCCTCGCTGATGTGCCCCAGCTCGTCGTGCTCGTCCCCTGTGTGCCAGTAGACCCCTCCCTTTGTGCCCACGGGGGGGCGCGGGGAGATGCCGTTGGGGGTCGGCGCGAAGCGCCTGAACTCGCCGCTGACCGCGTCCGTGATCGGGCCTTTGACGAAGAGCCCCCTGTCGATCTTGACCCTGTTCACGTCGAACATGGGCATGGTGGCGTCGGAGTTGGCGAGGGCCTTGTCCACCATGTGGATGACCGGTGTCTGGTAGCGCTCGGAGTAGTTGAACGCCCTGACAGTGTCGTAGAATGACTCCTCCAGGTCGCCGCTGGCGAGGACGATCCTCGGGAACTCGCCGTGGCCTGCGTGGAGGGCGAACCTGAGGTCTCCCTGCTCGTGGCGGGTCGGGAGCCCGGTGCTGGGGCCGCCTCTGGAGTAAAGCGTGACGACTATGGGGACCTCGTTCATCCCGGCGTATCCGAGCCCTTCGGCCATCAGGGAGAAGCCCGGCCCCGACGTGGACGTGGAGGACCTGACGCCGGCGAGGCCTCCGCCGATTGCCATGGTCACTGCGGCTATCTCGTCCTCGGACTGGACAACGGCGATGTTGCCCTTGGTCTTCATGGCGGCGACCTCGGCCACCTGTGGATTATCCTGGGAAGCTGAACCGTCGAGGTCCATTTCAGCGTGGCCTTCGAGGAACTCGCTCTCGTCGCTGGCAGGGGTAATCGGGTAGTAGGTCTGGAGCCTGCAGCCGGCGAGCTCCTTGGCCAGGGCGACGGTGGAGTTGCCCCTGACGAAGAGCCGCACTCCTTCGGACTTCGCCGGCTCCAGCTTGTAGGCGAAGCTCCCGGCGTACTTCTCGGTCACGAAATCGTAGACCGCCTCGACGGCGTGGGCGTTCATCTCGCCCACCTTGGGCTTGGACCTGAACTGCTTCCTTATGGCGTCCTTTACCAGATTCTGGTCGTAGGACATCAGTGCGAAGGAGGCGGCGACGGCCATGACGTTGAGCATCCTCTGGAGGGTGCTGAGGGAGGTCTCGCCGAACTTAGCCCCCACGGCCTTGAGCAGGTCGTTGTAGCGGATTGGATAGACGTGGACCCCCCTCCTCCGGGCGAGTTCGAGGATACCCTTGACGTCGGCGGAGAGACCGGCCTTGCCGAGCTCGTCTAGGAGCAGCTTCTCCACGGGGGCTTCGATGGTCGGCACCCCGTCGAGGCGTTTTGTGTCCTGGTCCGGGTCGTAGATTATCGCGCCTTCGCTCCTGACCTCGAGGGCGTGCCTGAATATCGTCTCCTCCTCGAAGGTCGCGAGCATGTCGACGGTGTCGACGTGGGACCTGACCAGGTCCTTGGAGACCCTGACCCGGAAGTAGCTGTGCTCCCCTTTGATGTTAGAATAATACTCCCTGTTGCCGAAGACGGAAAGGCCTCCGCCCGCCGCGGCCCTGGCGAAGACGTTGGCTGAGGTGTCTACACCGCTGCCCTGAACTCCGCCGATCATCCATGAGAAATCGGTCCTCTTCATACTGACCTGGGCCTAACTGGTAAGGTTGTCGTTTAAGACTATAGTATATATAGTAAATACCATAGGTGGAGACATTGGACCAGCTAAGGAAGGTGCAGAAGGTCGGGTACTCGACGCTGTCGGTCTCCATACCGAGCGAGTTCGCGAAGGACCTGAACCTCAAGCAGGGGGACAGCCTGCTCTTCAGGGAGGATGCGGACGGGACCCTCAGGCTGATACCTGCGACCAGCGCGGAGAAGTCGAGCAGGGCCACGATCAAGGCGGACCTGGTGCAGGATGATGAGATGCTCACGAAGCTCATCATCGGGTGCTATGCGCTGGGCTACGACACCATAGAGGTCGCGAGCGGAGAGCCCCTCGGGAGGACGAGGGCGGACAAGGCCCTCGAGACGGTCAAGCGCCTTCGGGGACTCGAAGTGGTGGAGTCGGACGACAGGCACATCGTCGCCCAGAGCTTCACCGACCCGACGAAGTTCCCGGTCGATTCGCTGATCAAGAGGCTTCAGATCCTCGTCTCCAGGAGCCTAGAGAACGTGGTGGAGGCCCTGGACCTGAAGAACACGGGGAGCCTCAACGACGTGAAGAGGGTCCAGGACGAGATAGACGAACTCTACTGGCTCATTGTCAGGCAGCTGCTGGTCGCCCTGAATAGGAGGGAGCTTTCGGCGGAGATAGGGATCGAATCACCGCTGCACGCGTCGGGAGACAGGGTCAGCGCCAAGACCCTGGACGAGATCGGCGGGATCATCCTAGACGTGGCCGAGGAGCTCGCCCGGCTAAGGGGGAAGGGGACTAAGATGGACGCGGATGTGGTCGAGGGCATACGGAAACTGGCAGAGAAGGCGGGGGAAGCGTTCAACACGACTGTGGAGGGCCTGCTCACTCCGGACATCAGGACCATCGGAAGGTCCTCGGCCCTGGTGGAGGAGACCCTCAGGATGGAAAGGGAGATCACGCGCGAGATGCTGGATTCTGGGGAGTACGGCTATGCGAGGGTGCTGGCGTCGCAGTTCGCCCAACTGGCGCGGTATTGCAACATCATCATCGAGATCGCTTCACACAGGCTGTTGAGGAAGAGCAGCCGAGTGGCAACGATTCAGCACTAGAAGACGGGGTTCGGCGTAGGTTGTCTGAGGTGTTTGGCGGGCCCTAGATTCCGAGAGCCTCGCGGAGGCCTTTGTACCTGTTCCTGATTGTGACTTCGGTCACGCCCGCCGCCTCGGCGACGTCCTTCTGAGTTTTCTCCTCGCCCTCAAGGGTGCAGGCGACGTAGAGAGCTGAAGCTGCGAGTCCCATGGGGTCCTTTCCCGCCGAAATCCCTATCTGTTTGGCCCTAAGCAGAATCTCCCGGGCCCTCCTCTGGGTTTTCTCAGACATCTTCGCCCTGGAGGCGATGCCTGAGACGCACCTGGTGGCTTCGGCCACGGGCATCTTGAAGTCCATCTCCCTGTGCAGGAGCCTGTAGGACCTGGCGAGGTCCTTCTTCTTCACGTTGCTGACGGCGGCGATGTCCTTCAGAGTCCGCGGGACTTCGCAGTCCCTGCAGGCGGCGTAGAGGGAAGCCGCGATGATCGCAGTGATGGACCTGCCCCTGACGAGGTTCCTTTCGAGAGCCTTCCTGTAGAAGTACGCGGCCTTCTCAGTGACCGCTTCTGAGACCGTGAGCTTGTCCGAGAACCTGCGCAGTTCGCTGAAGGCCTGACGTAGGTTCCTGTCGGTGGACTCGTGGGCCTGGCTCCTTCTGTCCCAGGTCCGGAGCCTCTCCACAGTCGACTTCATGGACCCGGAGAGTGACCTGCCAGAAGCGTCCTTGTTGAGGCCTCCGATGACCGTGGCCAGC
This window encodes:
- a CDS encoding DUF1059 domain-containing protein, with amino-acid sequence MTGFSADLKQVCGCSWAATGSSSDEVTKKVVWHAKETHGMNEVPAEIAQKLHDAMRPVM
- the tfb gene encoding transcription initiation factor IIB (stabilizes TBP binding to an archaeal box-A promoter; responsible for recruiting RNA polymerase II to the pre-initiation complex), translated to MSNSTNFSRLLKQERSSDKCPRCGKNRMVIDGTGSELYCSDCGLVVKEKIIDSGPEWRSFSSDEKGDRSRAGIPTSIAIHDMGLATVIGGLNKDASGRSLSGSMKSTVERLRTWDRRSQAHESTDRNLRQAFSELRRFSDKLTVSEAVTEKAAYFYRKALERNLVRGRSITAIIAASLYAACRDCEVPRTLKDIAAVSNVKKKDLARSYRLLHREMDFKMPVAEATRCVSGIASRAKMSEKTQRRAREILLRAKQIGISAGKDPMGLAASALYVACTLEGEEKTQKDVAEAAGVTEVTIRNRYKGLREALGI
- a CDS encoding 2-oxoacid:ferredoxin oxidoreductase subunit alpha, with the protein product MKRTDFSWMIGGVQGSGVDTSANVFARAAAGGGLSVFGNREYYSNIKGEHSYFRVRVSKDLVRSHVDTVDMLATFEEETIFRHALEVRSEGAIIYDPDQDTKRLDGVPTIEAPVEKLLLDELGKAGLSADVKGILELARRRGVHVYPIRYNDLLKAVGAKFGETSLSTLQRMLNVMAVAASFALMSYDQNLVKDAIRKQFRSKPKVGEMNAHAVEAVYDFVTEKYAGSFAYKLEPAKSEGVRLFVRGNSTVALAKELAGCRLQTYYPITPASDESEFLEGHAEMDLDGSASQDNPQVAEVAAMKTKGNIAVVQSEDEIAAVTMAIGGGLAGVRSSTSTSGPGFSLMAEGLGYAGMNEVPIVVTLYSRGGPSTGLPTRHEQGDLRFALHAGHGEFPRIVLASGDLEESFYDTVRAFNYSERYQTPVIHMVDKALANSDATMPMFDVNRVKIDRGLFVKGPITDAVSGEFRRFAPTPNGISPRPPVGTKGGVYWHTGDEHDELGHISEDPTNRDLMMEKRMGKLDVAAREIPLEDKVNFFGPEDAAITIVSWGSTKGAILDAMDWLKADGITVNFLQVRLVNPFPTEYVAKVLSKAKMVVGVEMNYSGQLVGIVRERTCIPVEQLVVKYNGRPMSSEEIYDAIKMISEGKAPKKLVLTHGT
- a CDS encoding winged helix-turn-helix domain-containing protein, whose protein sequence is MSWNLLPALQSLFVRWASVRLRRASGEPAGAGPAPLPDPSFRRMMVYVFVGSRGGQNRVKIVEMLKGEPANPNKISEKLGLDYKTVQHHIKLLEQNQVIVASSKGTYGAVYFLTPYFEKYFESIRSMWARFGQS
- a CDS encoding BtpA/SgcQ family protein, whose protein sequence is MRFGQLFPRKPIIGMVHMPPLPGSPDSRMSMKELTEFALSEADKLEAAGLDACIVENVGDVPLFKENLPPYSVAAMANVTREVVRHTKMKVGVNMLRNACEEALSVAHVSGAQFIRCNILIGAYATDQGIIEGCAARVARLKKMLDSDVLVFGDVHVKHAYPIFNVEIEYAAQDLAERGGADAVIVSGPRSPVPPSFERVKKVRDVIEKPVLIGSGISLSNVRQFYQKSDGIIIGEPDFKVKGVWGGPSDEKAYARAVRVCRP
- a CDS encoding phosphate uptake regulator PhoU, coding for MDQLRKVQKVGYSTLSVSIPSEFAKDLNLKQGDSLLFREDADGTLRLIPATSAEKSSRATIKADLVQDDEMLTKLIIGCYALGYDTIEVASGEPLGRTRADKALETVKRLRGLEVVESDDRHIVAQSFTDPTKFPVDSLIKRLQILVSRSLENVVEALDLKNTGSLNDVKRVQDEIDELYWLIVRQLLVALNRRELSAEIGIESPLHASGDRVSAKTLDEIGGIILDVAEELARLRGKGTKMDADVVEGIRKLAEKAGEAFNTTVEGLLTPDIRTIGRSSALVEETLRMEREITREMLDSGEYGYARVLASQFAQLARYCNIIIEIASHRLLRKSSRVATIQH
- the yjjX gene encoding inosine/xanthosine triphosphatase, which produces MIVAVGTKNPAKLEGVKKAFARYFPDVQLRPVDASSVAKAQPTGLDEMTSGAIARARYALSQVGGDFGVGVEAGIFTIGDVYFDHQQAAVVGPSGKASLGHSAGYMLPKKAMEDLIRDGKELERWAEALSGIDQVGDKGGLIRYLTDGQMDRAELTEQCVITALVPWLHKDVYGF
- a CDS encoding 2-oxoacid:ferredoxin oxidoreductase subunit beta, whose translation is MALKLSDLKTTAHNDWCPGCGDFGILNAVQMALAEMNVDPSSTVVVSGVGCSSKAPHFIKTYGVHTLHGRPLPFATGIKLANPNLEVVVEGGDGDGLGIGAGHFVNSGRRNLDMLYIVHDNEVYGLTKGQASPTMGLGMKTKSLPLPNINQGINPLLLAIASGYTFVARGYSYDVRHLKDLIIKGIRHKGFAFLDVLQPCPTYNDIQTKEYWAGEGNLDASGKNQPRTYKLEETGYDGVVHNPKEEEMEQKVQQAVLKTFEFGDHTPIGVFYQNEFVPTYGDRLTARMPSYKTNPPASQEISHEDGTPLTNIQKLLDELRVS